The Staphylococcus simiae genome includes the window GTGTTTTTTGTTAGCATTTTATATTAAACAAGATGAGTTGTTTCTCTATCTCTTAACTCAAATCTTGTTAAACTCCTACGTTTGATAATTTAGTCGTCTTCAACGTCTGCCCATTTCGTTTTAAGGTGTTCTTGAAATGCTTGTCTATCACGCTCAAATTGTTCATCATTTTGTGGTGTAGCATCAACTGGTGGTGTAGGACTATTTTGTTGTTCTAACCAAATCGGTGTTTTTTCTTTCGATGCTATTTTAAACGTCGGCGTTTGTTCTTGACGCTTTAAATTCAGTTGTTGAATCTCATATGCTCGCACTTGCTCAATTGATTGTAAATTTAAATTAAGCCATGAATTTAATACTGACTTGGCATAACCCCAACTAACTTTGTTTCGATCCTTAGCAATTTTTAATGCTGCTATCATGATGTCATCTGCATCGTTGTTAAATTGGTCGAGGTAATAATTCAAGTCTTCTTGAATGTATGGGCTCAATTGACCAAATCCATTTTCTTGAAAAAAGACGAAGGCATTTATAATCTTCTTCTTCTTCTTCTCCTTCTTTACATTCTTATCATTCTTATAATTCTTTATATTCTTTACATTCTTAGTCGTGTTCAGTGTATTGTTCAGTCTGTTGTCCTTCTTTTGTTCAGTGTATTGTTCAGTTCGTTGTTCAGTCTGTTGTTCAGTCCGTTGTTCACTTTGTTGTTTTTTATTTTCCTCATTTCTTTGATAAACACTATAGTTACGCACTTCAATGGTTGTTCCGTTTCTTGTCTTTTTAGTGGCTATCATATTGTCTTTTTCTAGTGCATTTAAATAGTTTCTTACTGTGTTTCTTGAGACGTTCCAACGTTCAGCTAATTTTAATTCTGATGTATGAAAAGTGCCACGTTTAATGGTGATTAATTCACCACCAATCATTGTCTTTTTATCTGTATGATTGGTTAGTAATAATATATCCATCCACCATTTAAATCGTTTAGCATCTTCCCAAATCCAATGGTCTATTATTTTACGATGTATTTTTATCCAACCAGCCATTTAATCACCTCATTTTTATTAGACAATTAAAATGGCAAATCATCGTCTGTAATTTCTAATGTAGATATATCTGGATTGCTATCTAATACACTTAGTTTACTTTGTTTTGGTTGATTCTTCTCATTGTCTTTAATTTCATACTGTTCAAAAATGGGTGTACCATCAAAGCGCCATATACGTTTTAAAACAGTGTTCCATTTGTCTGTATAATCGTTATATTCGCGCTTTAATTCAATGTTTAATGG containing:
- a CDS encoding DnaD domain protein, with amino-acid sequence MAGWIKIHRKIIDHWIWEDAKRFKWWMDILLLTNHTDKKTMIGGELITIKRGTFHTSELKLAERWNVSRNTVRNYLNALEKDNMIATKKTRNGTTIEVRNYSVYQRNEENKKQQSEQRTEQQTEQRTEQYTEQKKDNRLNNTLNTTKNVKNIKNYKNDKNVKKEKKKKKIINAFVFFQENGFGQLSPYIQEDLNYYLDQFNNDADDIMIAALKIAKDRNKVSWGYAKSVLNSWLNLNLQSIEQVRAYEIQQLNLKRQEQTPTFKIASKEKTPIWLEQQNSPTPPVDATPQNDEQFERDRQAFQEHLKTKWADVEDD